In a single window of the Streptomyces sp. NBC_00094 genome:
- a CDS encoding lipopolysaccharide biosynthesis protein — MNTTPSRTFPPAGLRRPGRWAVLPAAVLAGAALGGGYGALKTPQYAAISYVIVVPAEKSDPAAALGFAQAYGRVATDIAVTGDAQVWAGVTADTLRRSVQAATSPDAPMISITARAEQPAKAVSMADGVARALVLNSTHVAGSTGVKVVQFSRATKPVTPVSPSAPLSALVGACAGGLLGGLVLLVRPKRSAARGEARHSRQTAAPASGASTPPAAVPAPAAASHQPEPEAV, encoded by the coding sequence ATGAACACCACCCCATCCCGCACCTTCCCGCCCGCCGGTCTGCGCCGCCCCGGCCGCTGGGCGGTGCTGCCCGCCGCCGTCCTCGCCGGGGCGGCCCTCGGCGGCGGATACGGAGCGCTGAAGACCCCGCAGTACGCGGCGATCAGCTACGTCATCGTCGTACCGGCCGAGAAGTCCGACCCCGCGGCGGCGCTCGGCTTCGCGCAGGCCTACGGGCGGGTCGCCACCGACATCGCGGTGACCGGCGACGCCCAGGTGTGGGCGGGCGTCACCGCCGACACCCTGCGCAGGAGCGTGCAGGCCGCGACCTCCCCGGACGCCCCGATGATCTCGATCACCGCCCGGGCCGAACAGCCCGCGAAGGCGGTGTCCATGGCCGACGGGGTGGCCCGCGCGCTCGTCCTCAACAGCACGCACGTCGCCGGCAGCACGGGCGTGAAGGTCGTCCAGTTCTCCCGCGCCACCAAGCCGGTCACCCCGGTCTCCCCCTCCGCGCCGCTCTCCGCGCTCGTCGGCGCCTGTGCCGGCGGGCTGCTCGGCGGCCTGGTCCTGCTGGTCCGCCCGAAGCGCTCCGCCGCGCGCGGCGAGGCCCGCCACTCCCGGCAGACCGCCGCACCGGCCTCCGGCGCCTCCACCCCGCCCGCCGCCGTGCCCGCCCCCGCGGCCGCCTCGCACCAGCCGGAACCGGAGGCGGTGTGA